The Oncorhynchus clarkii lewisi isolate Uvic-CL-2024 chromosome 20, UVic_Ocla_1.0, whole genome shotgun sequence nucleotide sequence taggttgggtgaattttggcccattcctcctgacagagctggtgtaactgagtcaggtttgtaggcctccttgctcacacacgccttttcagttctgcccacaaattttctatagggttgagttcaggactttgtgatggccaatcctataccttgactttgttgtccttaagcaattttgccacaactttggaagtatgcttggggtcattgtccatttggaagacccatttgtgaccaagctttaacttcctgactaatgtctagagatgttgcttcagtatatccacataatgttccttaatcatgatgtcatctattttgtgaagtacaccagtccctcctgcagcaaagcacacccacaccatcatgctgccaccaccgtgcttcacggttgggatggtgttctttggcttgcaagcctccccctttttcctccaaacataacgatggtcattatggacaaactgttctatttttgtttcatcagaccagaggacatttcccccaaaagtatgatctttgtccccatgtgcaattgcaaaccatagtctggctttttaatggcggttttggagcagtggcttcttccttgctgaacggcctttcaggttatgtcgatataggactcgttttactgtggatatagatacttttgtacccgtttcctccagcatcttcacaaggtcctttgctgttgtcctgggattgatttgcacttttcgcaccaaagtacgttaatctctaggagacagaacgcgtctccttcctgagcggtatgacggctgcgtggtgggggtgcttgctcagtcccctcctgtactccgagcttcctgccatccaggacctctatacaaggcAGTGTCAGAacgccctaaaaatggtcaaagactccagccaccctagtcatagactgttctctctgctcccgcacagcaagaggtaccggagcacCATGTCTAGGtatccaaaaggcttcttaaacaacttcttcaggatcggtgAGTCCTCTGGGGGACGgggctaacgtaggctaatgcgattagcatgaggttgtaagtaacaatttCCTAGGACAGACATATATGATAAGCAAaaggcttaaattcttgttaacctaactgcactgttcaatttacagtagctattacagtgaaagaataccatgctattgtttgaggagagtgtacagttttgaacatgaagttattaataaaccaattaggcacatttgggcagtcctgATAGAAACATTTTcacataaatgcaatggttcattggatcagtctaaaactgtgcatatacactgctgccatctagtggccaaaatgtaagttgcgcctgggctggaataatacagtaTGGCCTTtcgcttgcatttcaaagatggtacaattatttctttgtattatcttttaccagatctaatgggTTACATTCTTCTACATTCCTGTCACATTtccaaacttcaaagtgtttcctttgaaAATAGTACCAataaaatgcatatccttgcttcagggcctgagctacaggcagttagatttgagtatgACATTTTAGGCAAATATTGAAAAAAAGGGGCCGATCcttaagccataagactcctgaacagctaatcaaatggctacccagacaatttgcactgccccccccccccccctccccttttacactactgctactcagTTTCATTATCTACGCATGATCACTTTAACTCTACTtacatgtgcatattacctcTTACCTTGACTAACTGGTGCCCACGCAgactgtaccagtaccccctgtgtatatagcttcgctattgttattttactgctgctctttaattacttgtttcttttttttacatCTCTTTTTCTTAAAATGGCATTGTTGGTttaaggcttgtaagtaagtatttccggcgcatgtgacaaatacaattttgatttgattaaatttTGAATTGCGACCTCCACCAAATCATTGAAACTGTCCAAACGAAACAGATGGAAAGTAGGTCTGGTTTTCATAGTAACATacaactagctagctaaggtGCGAGGATAACAAATTGATTCAAATCAAAATTTGTCTAGTATAGCCATTTAGCTTAGATAGCTAAGCTAGCTTGGCATTGAACGTATAGAACTAACGACCGGTTTGGTTGGCAACGATGCCAATAGAATGAAGAACAAGATTTGTGTGTGGGACTATCTCGAGAAAGGATGGAAATgatatgaataaattcatcaaaataacatgtaaatcattattttaattcaATATTTTCATAGGTTGGTAACCATTGTATTAAAGcgataatgccctcaaagctaGGGTTTGGATGACATATCGGCACGGTTTGCTGGCCCGAGACGAATGCCAATATGTCCTCCAAACCACGGCTTtttgggcattatcacttaaatacaCTCCTCTCCCCAAGTCCATCACGGCACAGGTGCCACCACACTCCTGTctcgtctccttctccctccttcccgaTATGCTGCCAGCTGCAACCACTTTTTCATGACAGACTCCACATCGCTCTCGGATGCTTTAGATGTTAACGGATTCTTCCGGACAACAGCTAATGAACAAAAACACAAGTGGTCGCAAAGATGTGAAAATTTGGTTGCAACAGGGTGAATTGAATACTTTAAAATGTCATGGTAATTGCATTGCAGGAAGCCATTCGTGTCATGAGACATTTGCAAATATGAGAAATCCTTACCAATCAAAACCTCTCTCAGTCGAAGAGATCCAAGAGAGATTTTCCTATTCACTCCTCTCCAATTCATGTTTTTTGCCAGCGCATTGGAAATTGTGTGCCTCATTAAACGCCACACGACATCCTTTACATCGCATCCCCCAACGAGGCTCAAGTGGTTAATCtaaaggaagaaaaaaaaccaTTTGAATAATGTATCAATTGACAAACTTTAAGCCACAAGTGACTGCCACTTTTCCCCAGGCGAGGGAAGCATATATGGTTAAGAAACTTGTATGCTAATTCTGATGAAGGTCTTAGGAGGTTGAAACGTCATGCTTTAATCCTACATAAAGTTGAAAAGTTTACTGGGGAGTGAGAGACCCATTTTCCATTTCACAAAAAGTTTGTGGAAATACATCCTACTTTTTTTCCCTTCTTGCATATCTGAATTTGATTTGAATCCCATGAACTCCCACTAAATCACTCTAAAAGAGCATTAGATGTAGTGGAATGAAACTCACCAGTTTAAGTTTGAAGTCAGCCCCCTGAAGATCGGTTTCCAGCCTCTGGAGACTTTGTTGATCCTTCAATGGCAGAAGGCCTCCTTCGATCGCATATTCTGCTCCATTCTGCTGTGCTGTTTGTAAGAGTCGTAGGATGAGTGTCTGTTGTTCCAGTATCATCTCTTGCTTGGTAAGCATTTCCCGAATTAGCACtgaaagacatttaaaaaaaaggggcATTTCACTATAACACAATGAGGTGGACAAGAgtgcccttttgccctcagaacagactcaattcatcggggcatggactcaacAAGTTGTCGAATGCGTTCCACATGGATACTGGCCCATTGACTCCAATGGTTAtcacagttatgtcaagttggctggtggaccattcttcataTAAACGGATCTGTCGACTGTgataaacccagcagcgttgcagttcttgacacaaaccaatgCGCCTGGCAGCTaccaccataccccgttcaaaggcacttccattttgtcttgaccattcaaaaactttgaaaggcatatatacacacaacacgtctcaaattgtctcaaggctaaaaAATCGTATTATTttacccttcatctacactgattgaagtggatttaacaagtgacatcaataagggatcatagctttcatctggtcagtctcatggaaacagcatattcttaatgttttgtatactcagtgtatattatcatatacagtaccagtcaaaagctgacagctactcattccagggtttttctttatttttacattatagaataatagtgaaaaaatcaaaactatgaaataacacataaggattcatgtagtaacccaaaaaagtgttaaataaaaacatattttatatttgagattcttcaaagtagacacattttgccttgatgacagctttgcacactcttggcactctctcaatcagcttcatgaggtagtcacccagAACGCATTTCAGTTAACAAGtgtttcaagaactttgaaagtttcttcaagtgcagttgcaaaaactaacaagcactatgatgaaaatggctctcatgaaaggaagatccagagttacctcagcTGCagaagttcattagttaccagcctcaaattgcagcccaaataaatgcttcacagcgttcaagtaacagacatcttaACTTCAAAtcttcagaagagactgcgtgaatcaggccttcatggtcgattgctgcaaagaaaccaccaatAAGAgtcttgcttgggtcaagaaacacaagcaatggacattagaccggtggaaatctctcctttggtctgtgttcaaatttgacattttggttccaaacgctgtgtctttgtgagaggcagagtaggtgaacggatctccacgtgtgtatttcccaccgtgaagcatggagaaagagatgtgatggtgctttgctggtgacacagtgatttatttagaattcaaggcacacttaaccagcatggctaccacagcattctgcagcgatacaccatcccatcagGTTAGCGCTTAGTGGGAAAATAACCAAATAataacaatgacccaacacactgccaggctgtgtaagggctatttgagcgatgaagtgctgcatcagataacctggcctccaatcacccaacctcaacccaattgagatggtttgagatgagttggaccgcagagggaaagaaaagcagccaacaagtactcagcatatgtgagaattccttcaagactgttggaaaagcatttcaggtgaagctggttgagagaatgtcaagagtgtgcaaagctgtaaatAAActctttgaagaaactcaaatatattttgatttgtttaacacttttttggttactacatgattccttatgcattatttcatagtgttgatgtcgtcactattattctattatgtaaaaataaagaaaaatcctggaatgagtagctgtgtcaacttttgactggtactgtatataatatacactgagtagtCAAAACATTAAGAACGTGCTGTTGTCtccattattattctacaatgtagaaaatagtaaaaataaagaaaaacccttgaatgagtaggtgtgaccaatcttttgaatggtactgtatacatTATTTATTGCTGCTCACCagaagaaggagagacagggtagATGTGTTTATCCTCTGCAAACACCCAATTGTCCTGGTCAAGGCACTGAGCCTTGAGATTGGAGTGAGCTGTAATGCCCTTCTCAGCAGATGTATGTTTTCTAAGTTGATGTTTCCTCAGGTTTTTTTTGTTAAGCCACAAACTACAGTTGCAACACTTGATTTTCCGCTTGACTGCAGGTTTCACAGCTGGACACGCTGAACCGCTCGCCGATGCACTGGTTACATCTGGGGCTCTCGCCGATGCACTGGTTACATCTGGGGCTCTCGCCGATGCACTGGTTACATCTGGGGCTCTCGCCGATGCACTGGTTACATCTGGGGCTCTCGCCGATGCACTGGTTACATCTGGGGCTCTCGCCGATGCGGGGCTCTCGCCGACAACTCTCGCTGTTGAACCTGGGGCTCGATAACATACTGACTCACATTGTGGAATGTGTTTGGTAAAATCACTCCTATTTACATAGGTCTTGGGGCAATATGGGCAGTGGAAATGCTTTGCTTCTCTGCACTCCAGATGGCATATGAATATTGTGAACTCTGAAATGAATAAAAACAAGCAAATCAACATCCAGGACACAAACTACCTGGTTTATATAATCATGTGATGATGACCGGTACTGAACTAGTCTAATTAATGAAAGCCTTTATGCGGCTAGTATGTGTAGCTATGTGTAACATCACGGTACATGTGCTAACCTCTATGCAGCACAGCCTTCAATCTGTGCGACTCAATGTGTGTCAACACACTGGCATAGTCTCGGGGCTTGAAAATTGAAGGCTGGCAGAAGGGGCAATGATACAAGTGGTCCTTCTGGCACTGGGATAAAACCAAACGGCCATCTGCTGCTTTTCGCACTGTGATATGCTGTCAAACACAAACATAAATTACAAATAGTTTAGCAAGTCAGCGAACGTTATGTGCGTTGATAGCGAACAGTCGGTCACGGCAAACTGACTTTTCGGtgataacagtatagtaactagtTAAGCTAAAATGCTAGCAaagtgctatgttagctagctagcttggtaAATAGCCACGTTAATGTTAGACAGCAATAACATGATAGATAGTATACATATATCTAGCTAAGAAAAACTTAGATACCGGAAGCTACACCAAGGCGTAACTCAAAGTGAAACGAAAAATGCTACCCTAACGTTAATTGAAAAGCCTTACCATAATCCCGGAAGGCGCGTTCTAGCGGATCACGTCTGTCAAATCCGTCTTCGtcatcttcatcttcttctttggTATCGTCTGTTCGCACATTTTGTTTGTACATGCCGCCACCTATTGTGCGGGAGTGTGTGGTCAATCACGTTAGTTGTTGTGCCCCAAATTCtaaaggggaaaagagggaaaaaatgcaccaccaactaaccctacacctatGTCCTGCTATGTCATAAAAATTCGAATAAATAACACCACtccattccactactttgaccctaacTGATCCTACACCAGGCCGATGCCTGGGAGGAAATGACTCTTTCGTTCAACACATTGTAATTCCTCAGTAAAATCTCATACACCGAAGAACTGCTCTGCAGCTGACACCACAACATCTATTTCTGTGATTTACGTTCTGtttctgcagtacagttgataaccatggcAATGAATGCTAAGAAGCCAACATTACTGAAGCACAAATTGCATCACTCTGTATTGGCCTAGAACCGAAGGCCTACTACTCACCCTTGACTCatcatcctctcttctcttctctgcctcAGCATACAACACCTTCTGTTCTACtcagaatctccctcctacacactacTTCAAAATGACCATGAGCTTGGTATCTGAAACACCTTAGTGGGTTCGGCACAAAAGCTCTCACAGCATAACTGACATATCCTAACATGACTTTGTCAGGTAAAGACTCAGCTTTAAAACTCAAAAGGCAGACAGTGTCTTCTCAGTTTCACCACACTCACCACCGGGTCTGTGTCGCACCCAACGGCGGGTGTCACAGACACAGGGAATCTTCCATTTCAGTTGCTCCACCTCAACACTTAACACAGTAATCACTCCTTTCCAAGGCGCCCTGCTCCAGAGAGCAAAGCAACACACATCTTCCCTCTGCCCTCGGCACCTCTCCATCTTCCTCACTGTCTATAACCACGTCTATCCATTAACCACGCTCATGCCACACCTTCATCCACTGTTTTGTTTGCAGAACACGCACTGATGGCCTTTCTCTAATACCCAACTTCTGTTCCTTAGCCCAAATTACTAGTCTGGCTATCTCTGGCCTCTCCATCCTCGCAAAACGTAGGCTACTCTGCATCTGAGCACTGCCTTTCAAATTATGTTGCATTATGGGGATAAAACATTTCCGACTTGCGCCTTCAAGTCAACTGCAGGTTTCTTCAGTTGCTCTACACCAACTTCATCCTGCAGCCATCGCCTGCATTGTGGGAGGTTCAATTGTCAACAAATCAAtagggtgtttttgtttgactCACGCAAACGTGACCAAAGAGGTAACTGAAACAAGAAACAACTTTGTCTCAGTACATGTATACAGTGGATTTGTACAAATGAATGTGATGTGAGGCTCTCTCACCAATTGTTTGtacaatatacacacatatattttCAGTTTGTGAGTGTATGATATGGGGCTTGGAGACATGTTTATTTTGACATTATAAAGAACAACTATTataaacaatggcaacactgccatgttgcactgagccttgctgttggaaaaccacatcaGTGTCCAACTTTTGGCTGTCGTAAATACACCTTCCCCGACTTCACTCTTCAACTTTCATCTACAGTCGGTTGCTTTTGCCTAACCATTCAAACGAGCCCAGAAGCAGAAAGGGCACATTCTATGTAGACGACTTTAAAGGCAAGGCAAGACTGACTCATCtgcaaatcaccttgcatcataaataactactcaatattatttgtagatcagtcagtcagtcacaattaaCCCAAGATACATCATGGTTTTGATTATCTCAAACACGGCCAACGACACCGCAGCCCAAGCAGCCATGCAAAACGGTCTTGAGTGGCAACAAATATGGCAACAAATCTTCCCAATTAGCTGTTTGCTTTTGACGGCCTATGAGGGTGTCGATTAATCTAGCCCGGCGCCCGTGTAGGCGTGTTGATGTATTCCATTTGGAACCGGGCTGCCTTCTAGGTGTCTGTCCGACAGCAAAGTcagctcaaaacaaaagtgacgtaATTACTACACCGACTCTGACGCTCATTGGATGTGGCTTGAAAACTATTAAGgaatacaaagggaaacccagctgtgagctgcccagtgaagcgagcctaccagacgagctaaatgcctttagtactcacttcgaggcaagcaacactgaagcaggcatgagtgcaccagctgttccagacgactgtgagATCACGCTctccaggtcaacattcacaaagccgcgagGCCAGAccgattaccaggacatgtactcaaagcatgcgcggaagaactggcaagtgtcttcactgacattttcaacctctccctgaccgagtctgtaaaacctacatgtttcaaaaagaccagcatagtccctgtgcccaagaaagcgaaggtaacctgcctaaatgattaccgacccgtagcactcgtCGGAAGTCACGAAGTACTTTGGAAaggatggtcatggctcacatcaacgccatcatgctggaaaccctagacctactccaattcgcattacgccccaacagatccacagatgatgcaatctcaattgcactccacactgccctttcccacctggacaaaaggaacacctatgtgagaatgctgttcattgactacagctcagcgttcaacaccatagtacccacaaacctcatcactaagctaagaaccctgggactaaacacgtcCTTCTGCAaatggcaacaacacatctgccacgctgatcatcAATactggggcctctcaggggtgcgtgcttagtcccctcctgtactccctgttcacccacgactgcgtggccaagcacgactccaacacaatcattaagtttgctgacgacacaacagtgcttagcctgatcactgacaacaatgagacagtctattgggaggaggtcagagacctggaagtgtggAGCCAGGactacaacctctccctcaatgtgagcaagacaaagagcTGATCGTGGGCTACAGGAAAAAAAAGCGCTGAACAGGACCCCATTAACAccgacggggctgaagtggagcaggtcgagagtttcaagctCCATGGTGTCCAAAACACTAactaatgatgagcttggagggtactatggtgttgaagactGAGctataatcaatgaacagcattctgatgttggtattcctcttgtcccgatggaatagggcagtgtgcagtgcgatggcgattgcattgtctgtggatctattggagtggtaagcaaattgaagttggtctaaggtgtcaggtaaggtagaggtaaTATGATCTTTAACTAGCCTctcaagcacttcatgatgacagaagtgagtgctacagggcgatagtcatttagttccgtTACGTTTGCTTTctttggtacaggaacaatggtggacatcttgaagcaagtagggacagcagactgggatagggagagatcgACAGGGAGAAATTTTGGGAGATAAGGATTTTACATCTGAAGACTTGCAAGGGGTACTGGCACCGGAAGACAGCCTGCCGTCCCAGGCTCCCCTTGAGCTTGTGTCAGCTCTGTTTTATTTTTATCAGAAAAGTTGTTTGATTAaattatatttagattttttggggTAGTAGTTGAGTAGTTTTAGTTTGTTCAGTTTTTTGTGAATTCTGTTTCCATGCCGCACACTAAATGGTGTGAACAACAATatacagaagaagaagaatgttGAGTTCACACCCATGTTCTGGTCGACAGTTGAGTTGCATTTACCCATGACTCCAGCCAGAAGATGGTAGGAAAGACACG carries:
- the LOC139375671 gene encoding uncharacterized protein — its product is MHITVRKAADGRLVLSQCQKDHLYHCPFCQPSIFKPRDYASVLTHIESHRLKAVLHREFTIFICHLECREAKHFHCPYCPKTYVNRSDFTKHIPQCESVCYRAPGSTARVVGESPASARAPDVTSASARAPDVTSASARAPDVTSASARAPDVTSASARAPDVTSASASGSACPAVKPAVKRKIKCCNCSLWLNKKNLRKHQLRKHTSAEKGITAHSNLKAQCLDQDNWVFAEDKHIYPVSPSSVLIREMLTKQEMILEQQTLILRLLQTAQQNGAEYAIEGGLLPLKDQQSLQRLETDLQGADFKLKLINHLSLVGGCDVKDVVWRLMRHTISNALAKNMNWRGVNRKISLGSLRLREVLIAVVRKNPLTSKASESDVESVMKKWLQLAAYREGGRRRRDRSVVAPVP